In the Bacillus sp. FJAT-42376 genome, GCTGTGAATCAGCAAGAAGCATTATCCAAACGATTGAGTACCCGGCGGAACCGGCAAGACGGATTATTATTCCGCATAAAGTCATCAAGCGGCAGTCCTGTAAAGCAAGGGACGAAATAAATCTTAAAGAAGCGTAATGACTAACCCTCCGTAATCTTCACAGAGTTGCCGAGGATAATTTGTATCGTTATAATCAGATAACATTCAACTAGGAGGTTTAGATTTATACAATCTAGTAATTATAAGGTTGTTAATGTTTTTTAAAAGCCGACATGTTAAAACGGTAAAAAATTCTTATATAGGTGGAGAATAAAAGTATGGTGAAAATAATATCGTTCTTTAATCACAAGGGTGGAGTTAGTAAAACTACAACAACTTTCCATTTAGGTTGGATTTTAGCTGAGCTCGGTAAAAAAGTACTTTTAGTTGATGCTGATCCGCAGTGTAATCTAACTGGAGTATCTTTGAGTTTAACTGGCAATGATAATTTTGAAGAGTTTTACAATGATAGCAATATCGATGATATTAAAAGTTGCCTAAATCCAGTATTTGAAGGTAAACCTGTTGCATTAAAACCTGCTAAATGTTTTGAATTTCCTGGAAGGGAAAATTTATTTCTCTTACCAGGAAATATTGGTTTCTCGGAGTTTGATGTATCAATTGGAATTGCACAGGAGCTTACAGGTAGTCTGAGAATGACTCAAAACATACCCGGGGCAATTTCTCATTTATTAAGAATCACAGGTGAAGAGTATAAATTTGATTATATTTTAATAGACATGAGTCCAAGTGTTAGTGCTACTAATTCTAATATCCTTATGCAAAGCCATTACTTTATTGTTCCGTGTAGTCCAGATTACTTTTGTAATATGGCTATTAATTCACTTAGCAAAGTAATACCAAGTTGGTATGACACATACAATTCCTTAACTTCACATTCAGTATTTAAGGATGCAGTTTATAAAATGCCAGAAACCAAACCTAAATTTATTGGAACAATCCTTCAACGATATAGACCTAGAAATGGCGCGCCAGCAAGAGCTTTTCAGCAGTGGATTAATAGGATAAACTCAAATGTTAATGAAAATCTTGTTCCAGTTCTCAAAAAAAATGGCATGATTATTAACGAAGATAAATTTAGTAAGTTGGGTTTGTCTGAAGAACCATATAACATAACAAATATGGCAGATTTTAATGGATTAATAGCTCAATCCCAGAAATATAATGTTCCAGTTTTTGCGTTAACATCAGATCAGATTGAGCAGGTAGGAAGAGTATTGGATACATCTGAGAAATCAAGAGATGAATTCCATAAAACCTTTGTTAATCTCGCGAATAACGTAGTCAGCTTAACATCTTAATATAGTTATCTGAAGCTAAATTATTTGAAAGATTTTGCTTTCCTAATAAGAGGAAGATTCTAAGAACAAAGACCTCCTGAAATATTATCAGGAGGCTTTTGTTTACTAGCCGTTTACAACTTTTCCACCATTCACATGCAGAACCTGTCCTGTTACATAAGTGGAATCTGCGCTTGCGAGATACACATAGCTTGGTGCCAGTTCTTCCGGCTGTCCCGGCCGCTGCATCGGTGTGTCTGCACCGAATTGGGCAACTTTATCCTCTGTAAAGGTCGACGGAATCAGCGGGGTCCAAATTGGGCCTGGGGCTACTCCGTTAACGCGGATACCTTTTTTGACCAGATTTCCTGATAAGGAGCGGGTGAAGGATGTGATAGCCCCCTTTGTTGCGGAGTAATCGATCAGGCCTGGACTTCCTGCATAGGCTGTAATGGATGTTGTATTAATAATTGAGCTTCCTTCTTTTAAATGCGGAAGGGCAGCTTTTGTCAGATGGAACATGGAGAAAATATTTGTTTTAAATGTGCGCTCCAGCTGCTCCGCAGTGATGTCTTCAAAATTTTCCTGCGGATGCTGTTCCGCTGCATTGTTTACAAGAATATCGAGTTTGCCGAATTTAATGATGGTTTCGCGAACCACTTGTTTACAAAAACCTTCATCGCCGATGTCCCCGTCAATCAAGAAGCAGCTGCGGCCTTCCTGTTCAATGAGACGCTTCGTTTCCGCAGCGTCATCATGTTCATTCAAATAGGCGACGGTTACATCAGCGCCTTCTCTGGCAAAAAATACGGCTACTGCGCGTCCAATGCCGCTGTCACCGCCCGTAATAATCGCTGTTTTGCCTTCAAGCTTTCCGCTGCCTTTGTAAAAATCACCTGCAAATTTCGGTCTTGGATTCATTAAAGTTTCCTGTCCGGGCTGAACGTCCTGTTCCTGTGCCGGCAAAGTTTGTTTTGTCTCGTTTTGTCCGCTCATCTTTTCCACTCCTGACTAAAATCTATAATGGCTCATACTTGATGATTCCCCAAGAAATGAAAATAAAACATTCTAATCTGGGACTTACGGACAGTTTTTTACAGTAAATCTCCGCGGGCTGTTGACTGCAGTCAGCAGGCGCTTTTCTTTTTATGACCGGGCGGCGAGCCTCCTCGTGCTTTGCGCCTGCGGGGTCTCACCTGTCC is a window encoding:
- a CDS encoding SDR family oxidoreductase — its product is MSGQNETKQTLPAQEQDVQPGQETLMNPRPKFAGDFYKGSGKLEGKTAIITGGDSGIGRAVAVFFAREGADVTVAYLNEHDDAAETKRLIEQEGRSCFLIDGDIGDEGFCKQVVRETIIKFGKLDILVNNAAEQHPQENFEDITAEQLERTFKTNIFSMFHLTKAALPHLKEGSSIINTTSITAYAGSPGLIDYSATKGAITSFTRSLSGNLVKKGIRVNGVAPGPIWTPLIPSTFTEDKVAQFGADTPMQRPGQPEELAPSYVYLASADSTYVTGQVLHVNGGKVVNG
- a CDS encoding ParA family protein, whose amino-acid sequence is MVKIISFFNHKGGVSKTTTTFHLGWILAELGKKVLLVDADPQCNLTGVSLSLTGNDNFEEFYNDSNIDDIKSCLNPVFEGKPVALKPAKCFEFPGRENLFLLPGNIGFSEFDVSIGIAQELTGSLRMTQNIPGAISHLLRITGEEYKFDYILIDMSPSVSATNSNILMQSHYFIVPCSPDYFCNMAINSLSKVIPSWYDTYNSLTSHSVFKDAVYKMPETKPKFIGTILQRYRPRNGAPARAFQQWINRINSNVNENLVPVLKKNGMIINEDKFSKLGLSEEPYNITNMADFNGLIAQSQKYNVPVFALTSDQIEQVGRVLDTSEKSRDEFHKTFVNLANNVVSLTS